Proteins found in one Quercus robur chromosome 2, dhQueRobu3.1, whole genome shotgun sequence genomic segment:
- the LOC126715452 gene encoding probable galactinol--sucrose galactosyltransferase 6 isoform X2, whose amino-acid sequence MTIKQAVRISDRKILVKDRTILTGVPDNVIATSGSETGPVEGVFVGAVFDKENSRHVVSLGTLREVRFMSCFRFKLWWMAQKMGDKGRDIPLETQFLLVETKDGSHLDENEENPVVYTVFLPLIEGSFRAVLQGNDRDELELCLESGDVDTKASSFTHSLFISAGTDPFATITDAIRAVKSHLKTFRQRHEKKLPGIVDYFGWCTWDAFYQEVTQEGVEAGLESLAAGGTPSKFVIIDDGWQSVGEDSKEESQSEMNQQPLLRLTGIKENSKFQNKDDPTVGIKSIVNIAKEKHGLKYVYVWHAITGYWGGVRPGVKEMEEYGTLMKYPTTTKGVIENDPTWKTDVMATQGLGLVNPKSVYKFYNELHSYLASAGIDGVKVDVQCILETLGAGLGGRVELTRQYHQALDASVARNFPDNGIISCMSHNTDALYCSKQTAVVRASDDFFPRDPTSHTIHIAAVSYNSVFLGEFMQPDWDMFHSLHPAADYHGSARAISGGPLYVSDAPGNHNFELLKKMVLPDGSILRARLPGRPTRDCLFTDPARDGVSLLKIWNMNKYTGVLGVYNCQGAAWNSIERKNTFHQTKSDSLTGYIRGRDVHLIAEAATEPNWNGDCAVYCHRSGELVVLPYNASMPVSLKVLEHDIFTVTPIKVLAPGFGFAPFGLINMFNAGGAIEGLEYEVENKSSELVGKVYLEVKGCGKFGAYSMTRPKRCIVDSNVVEFVYDSESGLVTLSLDQLPEEGQKVHFIEFEL is encoded by the exons atgACGATTAAGCAGGCGGTTAGGATCTCCGACAGGAAGATCCTAGTAAAAGACCGAACAATCCTAACAGGAGTACCGGACAATGTGATAGCAACGTCCGGTTCGGAGACCGGTCCGGTCGAGGGCGTGTTCGTTGGTGCTGTTTTCGACAAAGAAAACAGTAGGCACGTGGTTTCTCTAGGAACGCTACGTGAGGTCCGGTTCATGTCGTGCTTTCGGTTCAAGTTATGGTGGATGGCCCAGAAGATGGGCGATAAAGGAAGAGACATTCCGTTAGAGACTCAGTTCCTATTGGTCGAGACCAAAGATGGGTCCCACCTCGACGAAAACGAGGAGAACCCGGTTGTCTACACGGTTTTCCTTCCTTTGATCGAAGGCTCGTTCCGTGCGGTTTTACAAGGCAATGATCGCGACGAGTTGGAGCTTTGTTTGGAGAGCGGTGACGTGgacaccaaagcgtcgtcgtttACTCACTCCTTGTTTATCAGCGCAGGGACTGATCCTTTTGCCACGATCACAGACGCGATCAGAGCCGTTAAATCGCATCTGAAGACTTTCCGTCAAAGGCACGAGAAAAAATTGCCTGGGATCGTTGACTATTTCGGTTGGTGCACCTGGGATGCGTTTTATCAAGAAGTGACTCAAGAAGGGGTTGAAGCTGGGCTTGAATCTTTGGCCGCTGGTGGGACCCCATCGAAGTTTGTGATCATCGATGATGGGTGGCAATCGGTCGGTGAGGATTCAAAGGAGGAGAGTCAGAGCGAGATGAATCAGCAGCCGTTGCTTAGGTTGACTGGGATTAAGGAAAACTCgaagtttcaaaacaaggacGATCCGACGGTGGGGATTAAGAGCATAGTGAATATAGCTAAAGAGAAACATGGGTTGAAGTACGTGTACGTGTGGCATGCGATTACTGGGTACTGGGGTGGGGTCCGCCCGGGTGTGAAGGAGATGGAGGAATATGGGACGTTGATGAAATATCCAACGACGACAAAGGGAGTGATAGAGAATGATCCCACGTGGAAGACCGATGTTATGGCGACACAAGGATTGGGTTTGGTGAACCCAAAGAGTGTGTACAAGTTTTACAACGAGTTGCATAGTTATTTGGCGTCTGCGGGTATAGATGGGGTTAAGGTGGACGTGCAGTGTATACTGGAGACACTTGGAGCTGGGCTTGGTGGTCGGGTCGAGTTGACCCGGCAGTATCATCAGGCTCTTGATGCTTCCGTGGCTAGGAATTTCCCTGATAATGGGATCATTTCTTGCATGAGTCACAACACTGATGCACTTTACTG CTCGAAACAAACGGCAGTGGTGAGAGCATCAGATGATTTTTTCCCGCGGGATCCGACATCACATACAATACACATAGCGGCAGTGTCATACAACAGTGTGTTTTTGGGGGAGTTTATGCAGCCTGATTGGGATATGTTTCACTCTCTTCACCCAGCTGCTGATTACCATGGATCAGCCAGGGCTATTAGTGGTGGCCCACTTTATGTTAG TGATGCGCCAGGGAACCACAATTTTGAGCTATTAAAGAAGATGGTGTTGCCTGATGGTTCCATCCTTCGAGCCCGTTTGCCTGGTCGGCCCACTAGGGATTGCTTGTTCACTGACCCAGCCCGTGATGGTGTTAG CTTGCTGAAGATATGGAATATGAACAAGTACACTGGAGTCCTGGGTGTATACAACTGCCAAGGTGCAGCCTGGAACAGCATTGAAAGAAAGAACACCTTCCACCAAACCAAATCAGACTCTCTCACTGGCTACATTCGAGGCCGTGACGTCCATCTCATAGCGGAGGCCGCCACTGAGCCCAACTGGAACGGTGACTGTGCCGTCTACTGTCACCGGTCGGGTGAGCTTGTAGTCCTTCCATACAATGCATCCATGCCAGTGTCACTCAAGGTCCTTGAGCATGACATTTTCACTGTCACACCCATCAAGGTTTTAGCACCCGGTTTTGGTTTTGCTCCCTTTGGACTCATCAACATGTTCAATGCTGGTGGAGCTATCGAAGGGTTGGAATATGAAGTGGAGAATAAGAGTTCAGAGTTGGTTGGTAAAGTTTATTTAGAGGTTAAAGGGTGTGGTAAATTTGGTGCATATTCAATGACCAGGCCGAAGAGGTGCATTGTGGATTCTAATGTGGTTGAGTTTGTGTATGATTCGGAGTCTGGTTTGGTGACTTTGAGCTTGGATCAGTTGCCTGAGGAGGGTCAGAAGGTTCATTTTATTGAGTTTGAGTTATGA
- the LOC126715450 gene encoding zinc finger BED domain-containing protein DAYSLEEPER-like, translating into MATPDEEKIATPDEHKMETSDERTKSTPDEHKMETSDEHTKATPDEQTMTTPDEHTLTTEQTLATQNDHTISNEHTMEMSNEHTVTISNEHTMANPDEHAMIISNDHTMAAPDEHTMVISNDHTMANPDEHALVISNDHTMVTPDEQALVISNEHTMETDFEHTMATPDENKMITTTPEVNNELPNSETQPNKRRKKKSIVWEHFTIENVSAGCRRACCKQCKQSFAYSTGSKVAGTSHLKRHIAKGTCPALLRNQGQNQQSPYTPRSRVGGSGSATDPPKRRYRSPSSPYITFDQDRCRNEIARMIIMHDYPLHMVEHPGFLAFVQNLQPRFNMVSFNTVQGDCVATYLMEKQSLVKFIEGMPGRVCLTLDTWTSSQTVGYVFITGHFIDSDWKSHRRILNVIMEPYPDSDTALSHAVAACLSDWSLESKLFSLTFSQSLSEAALETLRPLLAIKNPLILNGQLLVGNCIARTFSSVAKDVLGSGEEIIKKIRDSVKYVKTSESHEEKFFELKRQLQVPSERSLCLDDQSQWNTTYQMLVAASELKEVFSCLDTSDPDYKEAPSMEDWKQVETLCTYLKLLFEAASILTYTTNPTAITFFHEVWKIQTELVRAVMSEDPFVSNVARIMLEKTEKYWKDCSLVLAIAVVMDPRFKMKLVEFSFTKIYGEDAPTYIKIVDDGIHELFHEYVTLPLPLTPTYADEGNAGSNIKQEESQGGTLLSDNGLTDFDVYIMETTSQQMKSELDQYLEESLLPRVQDFDVLGWWKLNKMKYPTLSKMARDILSIPVSTTGPDSVFDMTSKEMDRYRSSLRPETVEALICAKDWMQYGSSEASNALVRMEY; encoded by the coding sequence ATGGCAACCCCTGACGAAGAGAAGATTGCAACGCCAGATGAGCATAAGATGGAAACTTCAGATGAGCGCACAAAATCAACCCCAGATGAGCACAAGATGGAAACTTCAGATGAGCACACAAAAGCAACCCCAGATGAGCAGACAATGACAACCCCAGATGAGCATACCTTGACAACTGAGCAAACACTAGCAACCCAAAATGATCACACAATCTCAAATGAGCACACAATGGAAATGTCAAATGAACACACAGTGACAATCTCAAATGAGCACACAATGGCAAACCCAGATGAGCACGCAATGATAATCTCAAATGATCACACAATGGCAGCCCCAGATGAGCACACAATGGTAATATCAAACGATCACACAATGGCGAACCCAGATGAGCACGCGTTGGTCATCTCAAATGATCACACAATGGTGACCCCAGATGAGCAAGCTTTGGTAATCTCAAATGAGCACACAATGGAAACCGATTTTGAGCATACAATGGCAACCCCAGATGAAAACAAGATGATAACAACCACCCCAGAAGTGAACAATGAGCTTCCAAATTCAGAAACACAGCCTAACAAGCGGAGGAAAAAGAAGTCCATAGTATGGGAGCACTTCACCATAGAAAATGTTAGTGCTGGATGTAGGCGGGCATGCTGTAAGCAATGCAAACAAAGTTTTGCATATAGTACAGGTTCTAAAGTTGCTGGTACCAGCCACCTGAAACGCCACATTGCCAAGGGGACCTGCCCAGCGCTTCTACGTAACCAGGGGCAGAATCAACAAAGCCCATATACCCCGCGATCGAGGGTGGGGGGAAGTGGCAGCGCTACTGATCCACCAAAACGACGTTACAGAAGCCCTAGCTCGCCCTACATCACATTTGATCAGGATCGTTGCCGCAATGAGATTGCTAGGATGATCATCATGCACGACTACCCACTTCACATGGTTGAACATCCTGGATTTCTAGCTTTTGTTCAGAATCTTCAGCCCCGATTCAACATGGTGAGTTTCAATACTGTCCAAGGGGATTGTGTTGCAACTTACTTAATGGAAAAGCAAAGCCTTGTGAAGTTTATTGAGGGCATGCCTGGACGTGTTTGCCTTACACTGGATACGTGGACTTCAAGCCAAACAGTAGGTTATGTGTTCATAACTGGACACTTCATTGATAGTGATTGGAAGTCACACAGGCGGATTCTCAATGTCATAATGGAGCCATATCCTGATTCAGACACTGCCCTTAGTCATGCAGTTGCTGCTTGCCTTTCTGATTGGAGTTTGGAGAGCAAGttattttctctcacttttaGTCAGTCACTGAGTGAAGCTGCTCTTGAGACTCTTAGGCCTCTTCTCGCAATTAAGAACCCACTTATCCTCAATGGTCAATTATTGGTTGGTAATTGCATTGCCCGTACCTTCAGCAGCGTGGCAAAAGATGTGTTAGGATCCGGGGAAGaaataatcaagaaaatccGGGACAGTGTAAAGTATGTGAAGACATCAGAATCCCATGAGGAAAAGTTTTTTGAGCTCAAAAGACAGCTTCAAGTCCCCAGTGAAAGGAGCCTATGTCTTGACGATCAATCTCAATGGAATACAACATATCAAATGCTGGTGGCTGCTTCTGAGTTAAAGGAAGTGTTTTCTTGTTTGGATACTTCTGACCCTGATTACAAGGAAGCCCCATCTATGGAAGATTGGAAGCAGGTTGAGACCCTCTGTACATACTTGAAACTTCTCTTTGAAGCAGCAAGCATCCTTACGTACACAACTAATCCAACAGCAATTACATTCTTTCATGAAGTGTGGAAGATTCAGACAGAACTGGTTCGTGCAGTTATGAGCGAGGATCCCTTTGTCAGCAACGTTGCTAGAATAATGCtagaaaaaactgaaaaatactggAAGGATTGCAGCCTGGTTTTGGCAATTGCCGTAGTTATGGATCCCCGTTTCAAGATGAAGCTTGTTGAGTTCAGTTTCACTAAAATCTATGGTGAAGATGCCCCCACATATATCAAGATTGTTGATGATGGAATTCATGAACTCTTTCATGAATACGTGACACTTCCTTTGCCTCTGACCCCAACTTATGCAGACGAAGGAAATGCTGGAAGCAACATTAAGCAAGAAGAATCCCAGGGTGGAACTCTCCTGTCTGACAATGGACTCACAGATTTTGATGTATACATCATGGAGACTACTAGCCAACAGATGAAATCGGAGTTGGATCAGTATTTGGAAGAGTCTTTGTTGCCTCGTGTGCAGGATTTTGATGTATTAGGTTGGTGGAAGCTAAACAAGATGAAGTACCCAACTCTTTCAAAGATGGCTCGTGATATTTTGTCCATTCCAGTATCTACTACTGGTCCTGACTCTGTATTTGATATGACAAGCAAGGAGATGGATCGATATCGAAGTTCTCTACGACCTGAGACGGTGGAAGCCCTTATATGTGCTAAGGATTGGATGCAGTATGGATCTTCAGAAGCTTCAAACGCTCTTGTGAGAATGGAATATTAG
- the LOC126715452 gene encoding probable galactinol--sucrose galactosyltransferase 6 isoform X1: protein MVSNFRYSARSPAINTSLLNPTALHSSSSYSLLFPKPLKQLSSSGFGIRRCCSYSNRIFPVFSFKRNDLRAPCKEEEDKMTIKQAVRISDRKILVKDRTILTGVPDNVIATSGSETGPVEGVFVGAVFDKENSRHVVSLGTLREVRFMSCFRFKLWWMAQKMGDKGRDIPLETQFLLVETKDGSHLDENEENPVVYTVFLPLIEGSFRAVLQGNDRDELELCLESGDVDTKASSFTHSLFISAGTDPFATITDAIRAVKSHLKTFRQRHEKKLPGIVDYFGWCTWDAFYQEVTQEGVEAGLESLAAGGTPSKFVIIDDGWQSVGEDSKEESQSEMNQQPLLRLTGIKENSKFQNKDDPTVGIKSIVNIAKEKHGLKYVYVWHAITGYWGGVRPGVKEMEEYGTLMKYPTTTKGVIENDPTWKTDVMATQGLGLVNPKSVYKFYNELHSYLASAGIDGVKVDVQCILETLGAGLGGRVELTRQYHQALDASVARNFPDNGIISCMSHNTDALYCSKQTAVVRASDDFFPRDPTSHTIHIAAVSYNSVFLGEFMQPDWDMFHSLHPAADYHGSARAISGGPLYVSDAPGNHNFELLKKMVLPDGSILRARLPGRPTRDCLFTDPARDGVSLLKIWNMNKYTGVLGVYNCQGAAWNSIERKNTFHQTKSDSLTGYIRGRDVHLIAEAATEPNWNGDCAVYCHRSGELVVLPYNASMPVSLKVLEHDIFTVTPIKVLAPGFGFAPFGLINMFNAGGAIEGLEYEVENKSSELVGKVYLEVKGCGKFGAYSMTRPKRCIVDSNVVEFVYDSESGLVTLSLDQLPEEGQKVHFIEFEL from the exons atggtgtcaAATTTTAGATACAGTGCTCGATCTCCAGCTATAAATACTAGTCTCTTAAACCCAACCGCATTGCATTCTTCGTCCTCGTATTCTCTTTTGTTTCCAAAGCCACTCAAACAACTCTCGAGTTCTGGt TTTGGAATTCGCAGGTGTTGTTCTTATTCGAATCGAATATTTCCCGTATTTTCCTTTAAG AGAAACGATCTAAGAGCCCCgtgcaaagaagaagaagacaaaatgACGATTAAGCAGGCGGTTAGGATCTCCGACAGGAAGATCCTAGTAAAAGACCGAACAATCCTAACAGGAGTACCGGACAATGTGATAGCAACGTCCGGTTCGGAGACCGGTCCGGTCGAGGGCGTGTTCGTTGGTGCTGTTTTCGACAAAGAAAACAGTAGGCACGTGGTTTCTCTAGGAACGCTACGTGAGGTCCGGTTCATGTCGTGCTTTCGGTTCAAGTTATGGTGGATGGCCCAGAAGATGGGCGATAAAGGAAGAGACATTCCGTTAGAGACTCAGTTCCTATTGGTCGAGACCAAAGATGGGTCCCACCTCGACGAAAACGAGGAGAACCCGGTTGTCTACACGGTTTTCCTTCCTTTGATCGAAGGCTCGTTCCGTGCGGTTTTACAAGGCAATGATCGCGACGAGTTGGAGCTTTGTTTGGAGAGCGGTGACGTGgacaccaaagcgtcgtcgtttACTCACTCCTTGTTTATCAGCGCAGGGACTGATCCTTTTGCCACGATCACAGACGCGATCAGAGCCGTTAAATCGCATCTGAAGACTTTCCGTCAAAGGCACGAGAAAAAATTGCCTGGGATCGTTGACTATTTCGGTTGGTGCACCTGGGATGCGTTTTATCAAGAAGTGACTCAAGAAGGGGTTGAAGCTGGGCTTGAATCTTTGGCCGCTGGTGGGACCCCATCGAAGTTTGTGATCATCGATGATGGGTGGCAATCGGTCGGTGAGGATTCAAAGGAGGAGAGTCAGAGCGAGATGAATCAGCAGCCGTTGCTTAGGTTGACTGGGATTAAGGAAAACTCgaagtttcaaaacaaggacGATCCGACGGTGGGGATTAAGAGCATAGTGAATATAGCTAAAGAGAAACATGGGTTGAAGTACGTGTACGTGTGGCATGCGATTACTGGGTACTGGGGTGGGGTCCGCCCGGGTGTGAAGGAGATGGAGGAATATGGGACGTTGATGAAATATCCAACGACGACAAAGGGAGTGATAGAGAATGATCCCACGTGGAAGACCGATGTTATGGCGACACAAGGATTGGGTTTGGTGAACCCAAAGAGTGTGTACAAGTTTTACAACGAGTTGCATAGTTATTTGGCGTCTGCGGGTATAGATGGGGTTAAGGTGGACGTGCAGTGTATACTGGAGACACTTGGAGCTGGGCTTGGTGGTCGGGTCGAGTTGACCCGGCAGTATCATCAGGCTCTTGATGCTTCCGTGGCTAGGAATTTCCCTGATAATGGGATCATTTCTTGCATGAGTCACAACACTGATGCACTTTACTG CTCGAAACAAACGGCAGTGGTGAGAGCATCAGATGATTTTTTCCCGCGGGATCCGACATCACATACAATACACATAGCGGCAGTGTCATACAACAGTGTGTTTTTGGGGGAGTTTATGCAGCCTGATTGGGATATGTTTCACTCTCTTCACCCAGCTGCTGATTACCATGGATCAGCCAGGGCTATTAGTGGTGGCCCACTTTATGTTAG TGATGCGCCAGGGAACCACAATTTTGAGCTATTAAAGAAGATGGTGTTGCCTGATGGTTCCATCCTTCGAGCCCGTTTGCCTGGTCGGCCCACTAGGGATTGCTTGTTCACTGACCCAGCCCGTGATGGTGTTAG CTTGCTGAAGATATGGAATATGAACAAGTACACTGGAGTCCTGGGTGTATACAACTGCCAAGGTGCAGCCTGGAACAGCATTGAAAGAAAGAACACCTTCCACCAAACCAAATCAGACTCTCTCACTGGCTACATTCGAGGCCGTGACGTCCATCTCATAGCGGAGGCCGCCACTGAGCCCAACTGGAACGGTGACTGTGCCGTCTACTGTCACCGGTCGGGTGAGCTTGTAGTCCTTCCATACAATGCATCCATGCCAGTGTCACTCAAGGTCCTTGAGCATGACATTTTCACTGTCACACCCATCAAGGTTTTAGCACCCGGTTTTGGTTTTGCTCCCTTTGGACTCATCAACATGTTCAATGCTGGTGGAGCTATCGAAGGGTTGGAATATGAAGTGGAGAATAAGAGTTCAGAGTTGGTTGGTAAAGTTTATTTAGAGGTTAAAGGGTGTGGTAAATTTGGTGCATATTCAATGACCAGGCCGAAGAGGTGCATTGTGGATTCTAATGTGGTTGAGTTTGTGTATGATTCGGAGTCTGGTTTGGTGACTTTGAGCTTGGATCAGTTGCCTGAGGAGGGTCAGAAGGTTCATTTTATTGAGTTTGAGTTATGA
- the LOC126715453 gene encoding uncharacterized protein LOC126715453: MDLSPFKLDIDELIGEFAEGESTALADMKRVWLSRKFSYIYEASPSSNLAFFMQSLYAHSIGYIVGNASLSRRLGGLYCLYCLYETQPFKPPFRIYLSLGELKKLTNLVVDAKEKGINVVSALVKRMLEKKMFLFGSVEMNEGSVTETVNQLTELQNARIQVAYDKLFANTRIEHFLRLDLGTEVDLNVLQKMSKEYAESKKLAIEEASKVVDTQDITHISEDKKLIGDTVEKISDDWNVQKDIFYRQTGFSQQPCGEQQPLLQLQQEEQQQQDDDDFDQELEQLLLQM, from the exons ATGGATCTCTCTCCATTCAAGCTAGACATTGATGAGCTTATAGGCGAGTTTGCTGAG GGTGAATCTACAGCTTTGGCTGATATGAAGAGAGTTTGGCTTTCTAGAAAGTTCTCCTACATATATGAGGCTAGTCCTTCTTCCAACTTGGCCTTCTTTATGCAATCTTTGTATGCCCATTCAATTG GTTACATTGTAGGTAATGCTTCTTTATCACGCAGATTGGGTGGGCTCTATTGCCTTTACTGCCTCTATGAGACTCAGCCTTTCAAACCTCCTTTCAGAATATATCTATCCCTTG GAGAGCTGAAGAAACTTACAAACCTTGTTGTTGatgcaaaagaaaaaggtatAAATGTGGTATCTGCTTTGGTCAAAAGGATGCTTGAGAAAAAAATGTTCCTCTTTGGGTCTGTGGAGATGAATGAAGGCTCTGTTACAGAGACAGTAAATCAACTCACAGAATTACAGAATGCCCGCATTCAAGTTGCATATGATAA GTTATTTGCTAACACTCGGATAGAGCACTTCCTCCGCTTGGACTTG GGTACGGAAGTTGACTTGAATGTGCTACAGAAAATGTCAAAAGAATATGCAGAGTCAAAGAAATTGGCCATTGaag AGGCCAGCAAGGTGGTGGATACCCAAGACATAACGCACATATCAGAAGATAAGAAATTAATTGGAGATACAGTAGAGAAGATATCTGATGACTGGAATGTCCAAAAAGATATCTTTTATCGACAAACAGGATTCAGCCAGCAACCTTGTGGAGAACAACAGCCGCTGTTGCAGCTACAACAAGAAGAGCAACAACAGCAAGATGATGACGACTTTGATCAAGAACTGGAACAACTACTATTACAAATGTAA